Proteins encoded together in one Lathyrus oleraceus cultivar Zhongwan6 chromosome 5, CAAS_Psat_ZW6_1.0, whole genome shotgun sequence window:
- the LOC127083379 gene encoding bZIP transcription factor 11, whose translation MASSSGTSSGYSTLPNSGSEEDLMLLMDQRKRKRMISNRESARRSRMRKQKHLDDLALQVSQLRNENQQIVTSVNLTTQRFLAVESENSVLRAQLNELNNRFESLNEIINFMNVTNGVFEPVSVDNDNNNYFNNPLNMAYLNQPIMASADMNMMHY comes from the coding sequence ATGGCTTCTTCAAGTGGAACATCTTCAGGCTATTCAACGCTTCCAAACTCAGGTTCAGAGGAAGATTTGATGCTTCTAATGGAtcaaagaaaaagaaagagaatgATATCGAATCGCGAATCGGCAAGGCGATCTCGAATGAGGAAACAAAAACACCTAGATGATCTTGCTCTTCAAGTAAGTCAACTAAGGAATGAGAATCAACAGATTGTAACATCTGTGAATCTCACAACTCAACGTTTCTTGGCTGTTGAATCTGAGAACTCAGTGCTTAGAGCTCAATTGAATGAACTCAACAACAGATTTGAGTCTTTGAATGAGATCATCAACTTCATGAATGTTACAAATGGTGTTTTTGAACCTGTTAGTGTTGATAATGACAATAACAACTACTTCAATAACCCTTTGAATATGGCTTATTTGAATCAACCAATCATGGCTTCTGCAGATATGAACATGATGCATTATTGA
- the LOC127083380 gene encoding lamin-like protein — translation MEIGRKITICLFIMIIMWCYEIECREPVLHRVGGGRYTWQPKVNFTNWTSYELFYQGDWLYFGFDRNIHNVLEVNKTSYENCIETDFINNVTRGGRDVFQLSEMRSYYFICGRGFCFNGMKVEINVKSFDQTISPIIPNKTCSTRKMNDTVMFVFSILTLAWIFG, via the exons ATGGAAATAGGTAGAAAAATAACAATATGCTTGTTCATTATGATCATAATGTGGTGTTACGAAATAGAATGTAGAGAACCTGTGTTGCATAGGGTTGGAGGTGGAAGGTATACTTGGCAACCAAAAGTTAACTTCACAAACTGGACAAGTTATGAACTTTTCTATCAGGGTGATTGGCTAT ATTTCGGATTTGATAGGAACATACATAATGTTCTTGAGGTGAACAAAACAAGTTACGAGAACTGTATTGAAACGGATTTCATAAACAACGTTACAAGAGGAGGAAGAGATGTTTTCCAACTCTCAGAAATGAGGTCGTATTACTTTATATGTGGTAGAGGTTTTTGCTTCAATGGAATGAAGGTTGAAATAAATGTTAAGTCATTTGATCAAACAATTTCTCCGATCATTCCCAACAAGACTTGTTCAACAAGAAAAATGAATGACACTGTGATGTTTGTGTTTTCTATCCTAACCTTAGCATGGATCTTCGGGTAG